DNA from Rhodoligotrophos defluvii:
CGCGAAGCCGAGTGCCGCGAGCCCGAGGAGCGCGAGGGCGAGCACGGCGCGCGGGCGGCGACGCCCGCGCCGGCGCCGGGTCGGCCGCAGAACGCCGGTCAGGCGGAGCCGGTCCTCACGCATCGGACGTGGACCGCCTGGCGCGCGCGGCCGACCAGTCGTCGAGGTCGGCGATGTGATAGCGGACGTAGCGGCCGTGCTTGCGGAACCTCGGGCCGCCGCCTGCGACGCGCATCTTCTCGAGCGTCCGGCGCGACAGGCCGACGTAGTGTGCAGCCTGGGCGGTGTCGAGAAAGGGGCTGCCCTTCTTCGCGTTGGCGGCGCGAATGATCTCATCGTCCATGACGGACCTCCCCGGGTGACGGTGGGCAGCGACAGCGCAGGTCGCCGCTTCGACAGCGAGAATGCGCGCGCGAGGGGTGAGCCGGGGACGGGCGAAAACCGAGGTGGGTGTTTTCGCCCGGGAACGGAGTGCGAACCTGTGGAGCGACAACAGGCGAAAGCGGGCCGATGTCACGCGATCCCGGCTTCACGGCGCGATGCCGTCATGCCATGCTGCGCCGATGGTGACCCACTACGACATGCGCCCCGATGACGCGGGCTGGACGGTGTTCGACGCCGCAACCGGCCAGGCGGCGCGGGTGAACGGGGTGGCGCAGACCGGCCTCGATCTCGACGACGCGGACGACCTCGTCGACCTGCTGAATCGCCTGGCCGAGCAAGCCGAGGCGAGCCGGAAGCACTGATAGGGCCAGCCGGCGCCGCCCCGAAAGCGGTAGACATCGCTCGTCATCGCCCTTCGCCCTCCCCGAACAATGCCAGTTGCCGGGCCGCAGCAGGCGGCGGTGCGTCCTCTGTTTCGCCATAGGCATAGGCCCAGCCGGTGGCCGTGCGCCGGATCGGCGGGTCGTCCTGGCTCTCCCAGATGCGGTCGGCCTCGGCCTTACGGGAGGCGTGGAAATCGCTCGCCCGATGGCCGGACGGGCGCTTGCACCAGGTGCCGATACGGGCCCGACAGGTGGGGCACGCCACGGCCAGGATGGGGTGCCGGAACGCCGTGAAATCGACCTTGGCAGGGCGGTTGATGGGTGCGCGAC
Protein-coding regions in this window:
- a CDS encoding helix-turn-helix transcriptional regulator, with the protein product MDDEIIRAANAKKGSPFLDTAQAAHYVGLSRRTLEKMRVAGGGPRFRKHGRYVRYHIADLDDWSAARARRSTSDA
- a CDS encoding zinc finger domain-containing protein — protein: MSRAPINRPAKVDFTAFRHPILAVACPTCRARIGTWCKRPSGHRASDFHASRKAEADRIWESQDDPPIRRTATGWAYAYGETEDAPPPAAARQLALFGEGEGR